The Chloroflexota bacterium genomic sequence TCAATGCCGGTCGGCTGGAGGTAACTCAGCAGGCCCAGCATGGACGAACCCACGTCCTTGTCCAGCCACTGCTGGAAGTTGAAGATGACGTCGTCGGCGGTCAGTTCCTGGCCGTTGTTGAACTTGATGCCCTTCCGGATGTGGAGCGTCCACTCCTTGACCTCGGCGTCGGCCTCCCACTTCTCCAGCAGCCAGGGGTGCGTGATGTTGTCGTAGTCGGTGTAGGTGAGGTACTCGCAGACCTGGCGGAACTGGTTCACGCCTTCAATCCAGGACAGGCGCGCAGGGTGATCCACGCGCGGCACGCGGGTGGCGATGGTCATGGTGCCGCCGCGCTTGGGGCCGGCCGGCTTGGGCGTGGCCGTGGGCTGAACGGCAGGAGGCTTCGTGGGCGCGGTGGTGGGGGTCGCCTTCGTGCCGCACGCCGACAGGAATGCGGTCGCGCTGGCCAGGGACATGCCCAGCAGAGTGGCGTTGCGAAGGAACTCGCGGCGCGTGATCCTCCCCTTCTTGTAGAGTTCCTTCAGTTCGGGGATATACGGGTGCTCGTGCTGCGTCTCATCCTTCTTGATGATCTCCATCAGATACTCCTCCTCTGGTTTAGAGAATCTGCCCCCGACGGTGGGGTTGGGGAACCTGCTTCGGTTCCGGCGTCCGAGTCATCGCAAGAATCTCTCCGAGCGCACCTCCTTTCTGTCCGGTGAGAAATGGTGGACCACGGGCTTTCTATGCTATGTCTCGCAGCAACGATTGCGCAAGGTGAGTCCATTGCCGCCCGTGGCCGGTAGGTGGGGCATAGCAATTCACGGTCGGCGTCTGTGTGATGCATCAAGTATAGCACATGCTATGCCACCTGTCAATAGAGATACGCAAGTATTGCAATTCTGTGTTTCTTGTGCTATAATGCGTACGAATGGACAGCACACCGGCATGGCGTATCGGGGTCATTCCCGCCAGGAGGTTTCCGTGGCGACTACCCAGCCCGGCGAGACATCCAAATCGGTGATCTACAAACAGTTGCGGCGGGCCATCATCATGGGGCACCTCAAGCCCGGCCTGAAACTGGACGTGGACGAACTGGCGCGCAAGTATGGCACCAGCGTTACCCCCGTCCGCGACGCCCTGCAGATGCTGGGCCAGGAAGGCCTCGTAACCATCAAGTCCCGCTCGGGCTACTTCGTTACGCATACCACCCTCAAAGAACTGCGCGATCTCCTGGACCTCCGCGAGATTCTGGAAGTCGCCGCCGTGGAGCGCGCCATCGGTCGCATCACCGAGGAGCAGTTGGAGCAACTGGCGCACGTCCACGCCCCCTATACCGGCGACGACGACGAATCCTACGACCGCTACACCGACGAGAACCGCCGCTTCCACTACCTCCTCGCCAAGGCGTCGGGCAACGACCAACTGGCCGAGACCCTGGGCCGGCTCCACGACCGCCTGGCCCGTTTCATGGTGCTGCGCCACGCGGGGCGCATTCAGCCCGAAAGCCACGCCCGCATTCTGGAAGCCATCCGCCTGGGCGACAGGGACAGGGCCATCGCCCTCACGCGCCAGGAACTGAACGCCACCCGCGACGCCATCCTGGACCGCGTGATGCAGGAAGAGGCCGCCAACTGGCCCGTCGGCGCGATCCGCTGAGCCTCCTCCCCTATTCCAGTCTGATGCGAAACTCGCTTCGGATGGCGGCATCCACATCCGCCGGCCATGCTGGCGGCCGCTGGCCTTCCAGAAGTGCGGCGGCCCGCTCCTGCGCCCGTACGCGGGTATCCCGCCGGCCGCCCTCCTCCCACATGGCGCGGCTCTGGCGGTCGGCCACGCGCGGGTAGAAGAACTCGCCCCGCATGTGCCGCACCGTGTGCGGGTCCGCCAGGTAATGCCCGCCCGGCCCCACGCGCCCGATGACCTCCACCGCCATCGCCTCGTCTGTTATGTCAATCCCGCGGAGCGCCCGCATC encodes the following:
- a CDS encoding GntR family transcriptional regulator — protein: MATTQPGETSKSVIYKQLRRAIIMGHLKPGLKLDVDELARKYGTSVTPVRDALQMLGQEGLVTIKSRSGYFVTHTTLKELRDLLDLREILEVAAVERAIGRITEEQLEQLAHVHAPYTGDDDESYDRYTDENRRFHYLLAKASGNDQLAETLGRLHDRLARFMVLRHAGRIQPESHARILEAIRLGDRDRAIALTRQELNATRDAILDRVMQEEAANWPVGAIR